The Coccidioides posadasii str. Silveira chromosome 3, complete sequence genome contains a region encoding:
- a CDS encoding uncharacterized protein (EggNog:ENOG410Q5AQ~COG:E,I), with product MTQKALVTGASGLLGRQVLNAFKKDVNWEAVGQGFTRAAPPHIVKADLTNPSEIESLLAEVKPQVVVHCAANRFPDQCDAHPDLARKVNVEATKALAKATLQRSILLIYISTDYVFPGRPGEAPYETSSQTEPPNIYGQTKLDGEIAVIETTQGSGKGVVLRVPVLYGSADTNSESAVNVLIDAVWKAQAADAKVKMDDWGQRYPTNTEDVGRVCHDIAVKYLGEQERAASFPTILQFSSEDKVTKYEMCERFAEILGLPLSGMERIKQGGTPGNGVQRPFDTHLSTKALKELGIPVDTQDFVSWWRRELRAYRH from the exons ATGACCCAAAAAGCCCTTGTAACAGGCGCCAGCGGCCTTCTCGGGCGCCAGGTACTCAATGCTTTCAAGAAGGACGTCAATTGGGAAGCGGTTGGCCAAGGCTTCACAAGAGCTGCCCCTCCACACATTGTCAAGGCGGACCTGACCAACCCCTCCGAAATTGAGAGTTTACTAGCCGAGGTGAA ACCGCAAGTTGTCGTACACT GCGCCGCCAACCGATTTCCAGATCAGTGCGATGCCCACCCTGATCTTGCCCGTAAGGTGAATGTCGAAGCCACCAAAGCCCTCGCGAAAGCAACCTTACAAAGATCCATTCTTCTCATCTACATTTCTACGGACTACGTTTTCCCTGGTCGTCCTGGGGAAGCACCGTATGAGACCTCATCGCAGACCGAGCCCCCGAATATCTACGGCCAAACCAAGCTTGACGGGGAGATCGCGGTTATTGAAACCACTCAGGGTTCGGGAAAGGGAGTGGTCCTACGAGTACCCGTTCTCTACGGTTCTGCTGATACCAACAGTGAAAGCGCGGTAAACGTTTTAATCGACGCGGTATGGAAGGCACAAGCCGCCGATGCCAAAGTAAAGATGGATGATTGGGGACAGAGATACCCTACCAACACAGAGGATGTAGGAAGAGTATGCCACGATATTGCAGTTAAATATCTCGGCGAGCAGGAGAGAGCTGCCTCATTTCCAACGATCCTTCAATTCTCGTCGGAGGACAAGGTGACTAAATACGAAATGTGCGAGAGATTCGCTGAAATCCTTGGATTGCCGTTGTCGGGAATGGAGAGGATAAAGCAAGGTGGTACGCCTGGCAATGGTGTGCAACGCCCATTCGACACACATCTATCCACTAAAGCGCTGAAGGAGCTGGGTATACCAGTTGATACCCAGGACTTTGTGAGTTGGTG GAGACGAGAACTCCGTGCCTATCGGCATTAA
- a CDS encoding uncharacterized protein (EggNog:ENOG410Q5AQ~COG:E,I): MISAWVDIRPQVVVHCAANRFPDQCDAHPDLARKVNVEATKALAKATLQRSILLIYISTDYVFPGRPGEAPYETSSQTEPPNIYGQTKLDGEIAVIETTQGSGKGVVLRVPVLYGSADTNSESAVNVLIDAVWKAQAADAKVKMDDWGQRYPTNTEDVGRVCHDIAVKYLGEQERAASFPTILQFSSEDKVTKYEMCERFAEILGLPLSGMERIKQGGTPGNGVQRPFDTHLSTKALKELGIPVDTQDFVSWWRRELRAYRH; the protein is encoded by the exons ATGATCTCGGCGTGGGTCGATATCAGACCGCAAGTTGTCGTACACT GCGCCGCCAACCGATTTCCAGATCAGTGCGATGCCCACCCTGATCTTGCCCGTAAGGTGAATGTCGAAGCCACCAAAGCCCTCGCGAAAGCAACCTTACAAAGATCCATTCTTCTCATCTACATTTCTACGGACTACGTTTTCCCTGGTCGTCCTGGGGAAGCACCGTATGAGACCTCATCGCAGACCGAGCCCCCGAATATCTACGGCCAAACCAAGCTTGACGGGGAGATCGCGGTTATTGAAACCACTCAGGGTTCGGGAAAGGGAGTGGTCCTACGAGTACCCGTTCTCTACGGTTCTGCTGATACCAACAGTGAAAGCGCGGTAAACGTTTTAATCGACGCGGTATGGAAGGCACAAGCCGCCGATGCCAAAGTAAAGATGGATGATTGGGGACAGAGATACCCTACCAACACAGAGGATGTAGGAAGAGTATGCCACGATATTGCAGTTAAATATCTCGGCGAGCAGGAGAGAGCTGCCTCATTTCCAACGATCCTTCAATTCTCGTCGGAGGACAAGGTGACTAAATACGAAATGTGCGAGAGATTCGCTGAAATCCTTGGATTGCCGTTGTCGGGAATGGAGAGGATAAAGCAAGGTGGTACGCCTGGCAATGGTGTGCAACGCCCATTCGACACACATCTATCCACTAAAGCGCTGAAGGAGCTGGGTATACCAGTTGATACCCAGGACTTTGTGAGTTGGTG GAGACGAGAACTCCGTGCCTATCGGCATTAA
- a CDS encoding uncharacterized protein (EggNog:ENOG410PY4S) yields MDPEKIIHKSRLECLPTELKQLILAAIPDVMSLRSAALCCWSMYQAFMGAEKLITPQVLTSQLNPELLHYALVAHEAAKYTVPWTPETAEAFIRRLLSKSNPMLVPKPSRLSEALPIAGFYNLVQHFVDDFVSAMFSTPFGPANQEQGSWALSSSEVNRIEIAFYRFEIYCKLFKGGTDQDPFAGHLPDQKEIFHKMFPPWENEQLACVHDYLLERVKNVFRAALPSIPRWCEFLSLVQEGIYHGCIAYHLSQGLSYLHTLLSNPLIITTEDYDRPLRSTQLWFLEHSLIDIAARQYFTTESSNIAEVKRAFPHTSDLDTGPIDVWDWARRSRAYRPLVSNERPIPLRKWGYVMWDRARLDGWGVLRTTWGEREAYSVIQVMEIQRAQDKDLIDGIAQELHRERTRLYREQCRRLRRP; encoded by the exons ATGGACCCCGAGAAGATAATTCACAAATCACGCCTGGAATGCCTCCCGACAGAGCTTAAACAACTCATACTGGCTGCTATTCCAGATGTGATGTCGCTGAGGTCCGCAGCATTGTGTTGCTGGTCAATGTACCAAGCATTTATGGGCGCTGAAAAATTGATTACTCCCCAGGTTCTTACCTCTCAGCTGAATCCTGAGTTACTACACTATGCCCTTGTCGCCCACGAAGCAGCCAAGTATACCGTCCCTTGGACGCCAGAAACCGCTGAGGCTTTCATAAGAAGACTTTTGTCAAAATCGAATCCCATGCTTGTCCCCAAGCCATCCAGGCTCTCGGAAGCACTGCCTATAGCCGGGTTCTACAATCTCGTTCAGCACTTTGTGGATGACTTCGTCTCTGCTATGTTCAGCACGCCATTTGGACCAGCAAACCAGGAACAAGGATCTTGGGCATTGTCGTCAAGCGAAGTCAACCGCATCGAGATCGCATTCTATCGATTTGAAATATACTGCAAGCTGTTCAAAGGAGGAACTGATCAGGACCCTTTTGCCGGCCATCTTCCTGACCAAAAAGAAATCTTTCACAAGATGTTTCCCCCTTGGGAAAACGAGCAACTTGCCTGTGTTCACGATTATTTACTGGAGAGAGTGAAAAATG TTTTCCGTGCAGCTCTACCGTCTATTCCTCGCTGGTGCGAGTTTTTATCCCTAGTGCAGGAAGGGATCTATCATGGTTGTATTGCATACCATTTATCTCAGGGGCTGAGCTACCTCCACACACTGCTCAGCAACCCTCTAATTATTACCACTGAAGACTACGACCGTCCACTCCGCTCGACCCAGCTATGGTTCCTCGAACATAGCCTAATTGACATCGCGGCGCGGCAGTATTTTACCACAGAATCCTCTAACATAGCGGAGGTGAAGAGGGCATTTCCACACACGTCAGACCTGGACACTGGCCCGATTGACGTCTGGGACTGGGCAAGGCGATCAAGGGCCTATCGGCCCCTCGTGAGTAATGAGCGCCCTATTCCACTTCGCAAATGGGGATATGTAATGTGGGACCGGGCAAGACTTGATGGGTGGGGTGTACTCCGAACTACGTGGGGAGAGCGCGAGGCTTATTCTGTGATTCAAGTGATGGAGATCCAGCGAGCACAGGACAAAGACTTGATTGATGGTATAGCGCAAGAACTTCATCGAGAACGGACGCGGTTGTACCGTGAGCAGTGCAGGAGGCTAAGGCGGCCGTAG
- the TRK1_2 gene encoding low affinity potassium transporter (EggNog:ENOG410PFCK~COG:P~TransMembrane:8 (i37-59o96-117i412-437o482-508i544-566o611-628i671-690o724-741i)~BUSCO:2025at33183), whose product MSRPAKAAMSISRFASRLSRKLAYLKSKIPWINTLKFNFIFIHYAYIIGVTIIGSVYLYPGGNLAYTDALFLAAGSATQSGLNTIDLDRLSTYQQVGLWLGSMIANPIVIHSSVVFIRLRWFEKRFQHVVQEAKMMRRTRTRTRSRAPSAGSASSASSDMNRLEMGVRGRKITVLRDNEGQALGHFIEPKSKSQEANSIADSSGASNGGDAQMGPENDSDRSKTTEVPAGISTDSHIRSPMEHGPDHYITFIENQRRPTQALRIPSPREFDRGGVPETIDDFGDEPSRSRTVQSDQEPEISPLKQQQSRGQHITIDEPNIARSRRATTFPRTSSRVLADGETADVGEPALHHRRKQRRGTLASILFFGTKDEAREAPYLSWQPTLGRNSAFVDLTEEQKNELGGIEYRALKALAYVLIAYFVFFHVLGIISLVPWILHTRWGIFPIRAAVGRPWWAVFIAGSAFNNQGFSLTPNSLASFYDAIFPLLLMTFLIIIGNTGFPCMLRFIIWCFWKIFPKRTAVWEEFHFLLDHPRRCFTLLFPSSATWWLFWVLVVLNVIDLVLFIILDLNDTAVTSIPGGLRFVDGLFQAAATRTAGLSIISLSELHPGVQVSYMIMMYISIYPIAISLRKTNVYEEKSLGIYYGDEEDELISDKDPSYVAAHLRRQLGFDIWYIFLGLFIISIVEGSRVANDPQFTMFGILFEVVSAYGTVGLSQGYPGTNTSLSAQFKVISKLVIIAMMIRGRHRGLPYQLDRAILLPSEALHEKELRDATMRVRRRGSTISAMAGAARCASRASRDGYGTSTGWQQGPSGSPWTLGARSPQANTNARLPIHHEERSS is encoded by the exons ATGTCGAGACCCGCAAAAGCCGCGATGTCTATATCTCGATTCGCATCACGGCTTTCCAGAAAGCTTGCCTATTTGAAAAGCAAAATCCCATGGATCAACACGCTGAAGTTCaacttcatcttcatccattaCGCCTACATAATTGGGGTTACAATCATCGGGTCCGTATATCTCTATCCAGGCGGAAACCTGGCTTATACCGATGCGCTCTTCCTGGCAGCCGGCTCCGCCACCCAGAGCGGCCTGAACACGATCGACCTGGACCGCCTTTCAACATACCAACAAGTCGGGCTATGGCTAGGGTCAATGATTGCGAATCCGATTGTCATCCACTCGTCGGTCGTTTTTATCCGTTTGCGGTGGTTCGAAAAGCGGTTTCAACACGTCGTGCAAGAGGCAAAAATGATGAGACGAACGCGCACACGCACAAGGTCTAGAGCTCCTAGTGCTGGCAGTGCTAGCAGTGCTAGCAGTGACATGAATAGGCTAGAGATGGGTGTACGCGGCCGGAAGATAACGGTGTTGCGGGATAATGAAGGGCAGGCACTCGGACATTTCATTGAACCAAAAAGCAAGAGCCAGGAGGCGAATTCGATTGCTGATAGCTCGGGAGCGTCAAATGGAGGCGACGCCCAAATGGGACCCGAGAATGACAGTGATAGGTCCAAGACAACGGAAGTGCCTGCTGGCATCTCTACAGATAGCCACATAAGGTCTCCAATGGAGCATGGCCCTGATCACTACATTACCTTTATCGAGAACCAAAGAAGGCCAACTCAAGCCCTTAGAATTCCCAGTCCCCGCGAGTTCGATAGAGGTGGAGTGCCCGAGACTATTGACGATTTTGGCGACGAGCCATCACGGAGTAGAACTGTGCAATCAGACCAGGAACCGGAAATTTCTCCTCTAAAGCAGCAGCAATCTCGAGGCCAACATATCACCATTGATGAGCCCAACATTGCACGCTCGCGCCGAGCAACGACGTTCCCCCGTACTAGCTCCCGCGTCCTTGCTGACGGCGAAACTGCTGACGTCGGAGAGCCCGCTCTCCACCATCGAAGAAAGCAGAGGAGAGGAACGCTTGCGTCCATTTTATTCTTTGGTACCAAAGACGAAGCCAGAGAAGCCCCCTACCTGAGCTGGCAGCCCACGCTTGGGAGAAATTCCGCGTTTGTGGATCTGACAGAGGAGCAGAAAAACGAACTTGGTGGCATTGAATATAGAGCCCTGAAAGCTCTCGCCTACGTTCTAATCGCGTATTTCGTTTTTTTCCATGTGCTGGGAATTATATCTTTGGTACCCTGGATTCTGCATACCCGATGGGGAATATTTCCTATACGCGCCGCCGTTGGTCGACCTTGGTGGGCCGTTTTCATTGCAGGCTCCGCATTCAACAACCAAGGCTTTTCGCTCACGCCTAATTCATTGGCCTCTTTTTACGATGCTATATTCCCCTTGCTTCTGATGACATTTCTCATCATTATTGGGAACACTGGATTCCCTTGCATGCTTCGTTTCATTATTTGGTGTTTCTGGAAGATTTTCCCGAAACGTACCGCGGTTTGGGAAGAGTTTCACTTCCTTTTGGATCATCCACGCCGATGCTTTACGCTTCTATTCCCCAGCTCGGCTACCTGGTGGCTGTTTTGGGTTCTCGTGGTATTGAACGTGATTGACTTGGTCCTCTTCATTATCTTAGAT TTAAATGATACCGCCGTGACCTCAATACCAGGTGGACTACGGTTCGTGGACGGTTTGTTCCAAGCCGCGGCCACTAGAACGGCTGGCTTATCCATAATAAGTCTTTCGGAGCTGCATCCGGGGGTGCAGGTATCGTATATGATCATGATGTATATATCAATTTATCCAATCGCGATATCCCTACGCAAAACGAACGTCTACGAGGAAAAGAGCTTGGGAATTTACTATGGagatgaggaggatgaacTGATCTCGGACAAAGATCCAAGTTACGTCGCCGCACATTTGCGAAGGCAGCTTGGTTTCGACATCTGGTACATATTCTTGGGCCTATTTATTATCTCCATTGTCGAAGGCTCGCGTGTTGCCAATGACCCTCAATTTACCATGTTCGGCATTTTGTTTGAAGTCGTTTCCGCCTATGGAACGGTCGGCTTATCCCAGGGATACCCTGGTACCAACACCTCGCTGTCCGCTCAGTTCAAAGTGATATCGAAACTCGTAATAATCGCCATGATGATCAGAGGCAGGCATCGTGGCTTGCCCTATCAGCTCGATCGTGCTATTCTTCTTCCCTCGGAAGCTTTGCATGAGAAGGAACTACGAGACGCTACAATGCGAGTGAGGCGCCGCGGATCGACTATTAGCGCCATGGCTGGTGCTGCTCGTTGTGCAAGCAGGGCTTCGAGGGATGGTTATGGTACAAGTACTGGATGGCAACAGGGCCCGTCCGGCAGTCCGTGGACTCTGGGTGCAAGATCGCCACAAGCCAATACAAATGCAAGGCTACCCATTCATCACGAAGAGCGAAGCTCCTAA
- a CDS encoding uncharacterized protein (EggNog:ENOG410Q5I4~TransMembrane:1 (o26-49i)): MKLPSYFLKARQEAPSPDNDNGCDCLSGGAIAGIVIGSIAGFFLLYWLLKLAFDSTNTSETVTYRTGRYDHPSRHRRRSSSYVETERPVSTRRYRRDVIERPAKVYVS; this comes from the exons ATG AAGCTTCCATCGTACTTTCTCAAAGCACGACAGGAGGCACCTTCGCCAGATAATGATAATGGCTGTGACTGCTTGAGCGGCGGTGCGATTGCTGGAATTGTCATTGGTAGCATAGCCGGCTTTTTCCTCCTCTACTGGCTACTGAAACTTGCTTTCGATTCCACGAATACTTCAGAGACAGTCACGTATAGAACCGGTCGATATGATCACCCTTCCAGACATCGAAGACGCTCATCCTCCTACGTCGAAACAGAAAGACCGGTATCGACACGGCGATATCGACGCGATGTGATAGAACGTCCTGCCAAGGTCTATGTtagttga